The proteins below come from a single Kryptolebias marmoratus isolate JLee-2015 linkage group LG12, ASM164957v2, whole genome shotgun sequence genomic window:
- the atp5mf gene encoding ATP synthase subunit f, mitochondrial — translation MADRPVPVVEKRLMDVKLGELGTWMGGRDFTPNGLLSSVRRGYERYYNKYINVKKGGIGGLAMLLAGYITLSYVWEYNHIKHDRWRKYH, via the exons ATGGCGGACAGACCAG TTCCTGTGGTTGAGAAGCGCCTGATGGATGTGAAACTGGGTGAGCTGGGAACCTGGATGGGAGGAAGAGACTTCACCCCGAATGGCCTCCTGTCATCAGTCCGCAGAG GCTACGAGAGATACTACAACAAGTACATCAACGTGAAGAAAGGTGGCATCGGTGGCCTGGCCATGCTGCTGGCTGGCTACATAACCTTGAGCTACGTGTGGGAATACAACCACATCA AGCACGACCGCTGGAGGAAGTACCACTGA
- the cpsf4 gene encoding cleavage and polyadenylation specificity factor subunit 4 translates to MCPFRHISGEKTVVCKHWLRGLCKKGDQCEFLHEYDMTKMPECYFYSKFGECSNKECPFLHIDPDSKIKDCPCPRFELPMGTSEQPSLPQQAQNQTKPVPSISRSSHSLIQLTNSSPGQRPQNNANAAVHQNNMSVNRGPRPLDQVTCYKCGEKGHYANKCTKGHLAFLSGQ, encoded by the exons ATGTGTCCGTTCCGTCACATCAGCGGGGAGAAGACGGTGGTGTGTAAACACTGGCTCAGAGGGCTGTGCAAGAAAGGAGACCAGTGCGAGTTCCTCCACGAGTACGACATGACCAAGATGCCCGAGTGCTACTTCTACTCTAAATTTG GCGAGTGTAGCAACAAGGAATGTCCCTTCCTGCACATCGATCCAGACTCTAAGATCAAGGACTGCCCGTG TCCTCGCTTTGAGCTGCCTATGGGAACGTCTGAACAGCCTTCTCTGCCACAACAAGCCCAGAACCAGACAAAG cctgTGCCCTCCATCAGTCGCTCATCACACTCTCTCATTCAGCTGACCAATTCCAGTCCAGGCCAGCGGCCGCAGAACAATGCCAACGCCGCCGTCCACCAGAACAACATGTCCGTCAACAGGGGGCCCCGGCCTCTGGACCAGGTCACCTGCTACAAG TGTGGTGAGAAGGGCCACTATGCCAACAAGTGCACAAAAGGTCACCTCGCCTTCCTGAGCGGACAGTAA